In Falco biarmicus isolate bFalBia1 chromosome 7, bFalBia1.pri, whole genome shotgun sequence, a single window of DNA contains:
- the PSMC1 gene encoding 26S proteasome regulatory subunit 4: MGQSQSGGHGPGGGKKDDKDKKKKYEPPVPTRVGKKKKKTKGPDAASKLPLVTPHTQCRLKLLKLERIKDYLLMEEEFIRNQEQMKPLEEKQEEERSKVDDLRGTPMSVGTLEEIIDDNHAIVSTSVGSEHYVSILSFVDKDLLEPGCSVLLNHKVHAVIGVLMDDTDPLVTVMKVEKAPQETYADIGGLDNQIQEIKESVELPLTHPEYYEEMGIKPPKGVILYGPPGTGKTLLAKAVANQTSATFLRVVGSELIQKYLGDGPKLVRELFRVAEEHAPSIVFIDEIDAIGTKRYDSNSGGEREIQRTMLELLNQLDGFDSRGDVKVIMATNRIETLDPALIRPGRIDRKIEFPLPDEKTKKRIFQIHTSRMTLADDVTLDELIMAKDDLSGADIKAICTEAGLMALRERRMKVTNEDFKKSKENVLYKKQEGTPEGLYL; encoded by the exons ATG GGTCAAAGCCAAAGTGGTGGGCATGGTCCTGGTGGTGGCAAGAAGGATGACAAG GataagaagaagaaatatgaaCCTCCTGTTCCAACcagagtggggaaaaagaagaagaaaacaaagggtCCAGACGCTGCCAGCAAACTCCCCCTGG TGACTCCTCACACACAGTGCAGACTCAAATTGTTAAAGTTGGAGAGAATTAAAGATTACCTCTTAATGGAGGAAGAATTTATCAGAAATCAAGAGCAGATGAAACCTTTGGAAGAGAAGCAAGAG GAAGAAAGGTCAAAGGTGGATGATCTGAGGGGAACACCCATGTCTGTGGGTACCTTGGAGGAGATCATTGATGACAACCATGCTATCGTGTCCACGTCGGTAGGATCAGAGCACTATGTCAGTATTCTGTCTTTTGTGGACAAGGATCTGCTAGAGCCAGGCTGTTCTGTTTTGCTAAATCATAAG GTTCATGCTGTGATAGGAGTTCTGATGGATGACACAGACCCTTTAGTTACTGTGATGAAAGTAGAGAAAGCTCCTCAAGAAACATACGCTGACATTGGTGGCCTTGACAACCAGATTCAAGAAATCAAG GAATCTGTGGAGCTTCCTCTCACTCATCCGGAATACTATGAAGAGATGGGTATAAAGCCACCCAAAGGAGTCATTCTGTATGGCCCACCTGGCACAG GTAAAACTTTACTAGCCAAAGCAGTGGCAAACCAGACTTCGGCAACCTTCCTGAGAGTGGTTGGTTCGGAACTTATACAGAAGTACTTGGGCGATGGTCCAAAGCTCGTGCGTGAACTGTTCCGTGTGGCTGAAGAGCACGCGCCCTCAATTGTCTTCATTGATGAAATCGATGCCATTGGTACCAAGAG GTATGACTCAAATTCAGGTGGTGAGAGAGAGATCCAGCGTACAATGCTGGAGCTGCTGAACCAGCTGGATGGGTTTGACTCTCGGGGGGATGTTAAAGTTATCATGGCTACAAACAGAATAGAAACGCTGGACCCAGCTTTAATTAGGCCAG GACGTATTGATAGGAAAATAGAGTTCCCTCTACCCGATGAAAAGACCAAGAAACGGATCTTTCAAATTCACACAAGCAGGATGACATTGGCTGATGATGTGACTTTGGATGAGCTGATCATGGCAAAAGATGATCTCAGTGGTGCGGACATTAAG GCCATTTGTACAGAGGCCGGTTTGATGGCTTTGAGGGAACGGCGAATGAAAGTAACAAATGAAGATTTCAAAAAGtctaaagaaaatgttctgtatAAGAAGCAGGAGGGAACCCCTGAGGGACTGTATCTTTAA